The Marinomonas sp. CT5 genome contains the following window.
TCGTTTCACAGAGTATCGAAGAAACATTTGAAAAAACATTGAAGCGAAAGTTTAATGGCAGACTTGGGGCAATCGGAGCATCTCGCACTTATCACTCTCTTAGTAACGCAGCTGAGCTAATTGAATAGCCACTAGTTAGCTAGACACCTTTTAGTTAGATAAAATGATCTAAGTGAGAGGTATTTATGAGCAAAGTACGTTACCCAGAACAATTCAAAATTGAAGCGGTTAAGCAAGTGACAGAAGCAGGCTTTAGTGTTGCTGAAGTCGCTAATCGCTTAGGCACCACCACCCACAGTTTATACGCTTGGATTAAACGATATGGCCCAGAGGCAGAATCTTTTGCAGAGGCCTCTGCTGAGTCGAGCGAGATTCTTCGTCTTCGAAAAGAACTCAAACGAGTAACGGAAGAGCGCGACCTGTTAAAAAAAGCCGCGGCGTACTTCGCAAGCCACCCAGACTAAGATACGCCTTTATCAGGGATCACAGTGTCGATTTTTCAGTAAGACGACTATGCAATCTCTTCGATGTTCACCCTAGTGGCTATTATGTTTGGCTGAAAGAGCCAAAATCAAAGCTGGCTAAGGAAAATGAGAGGCTAACAGGTCTTGTCAAACAACTGTGGCTGGAGTCGGGTTGTGTCTACGGTTATCGAAAGATCTATCACGACCTGAGATCCTTGAATGAATCTTGTGGTATTAATCGAGTGCATTATCTGATGCGAAGAGCAGGACTCAAGGCTCAAGTGGGTTACCGCAAGCCTAGGGCTCGTACAGGAGAAACACATACGATAGCTAGCAATGTGCTTGAAAGGCAGTTTAATCCAGAAAGCCCGAATACAGCTTGGGTTACTGATATTACGTATATCCGAACTCATGAAGGCTGGCTGTATTTATCCGTCGTACTCGATCTCTATTCGCGTCGAATAATAGGCTGGAGTATGGGCCCGAGAATGGTGAAAGAACTTGTTCTTGATTCACTGATAATGGCGGTATGGAGAAGAAAGCCAAAGCATAGGGTGACGATTCACTCAGACCAAGGCAGTCAGTTCACAAGCTATGATTGGCACAGTTTTTTGGACGATCACAACTTACAAGCCAGTATGAGTCG
Protein-coding sequences here:
- a CDS encoding IS3 family transposase (programmed frameshift); the protein is MSKVRYPEQFKIEAVKQVTEAGFSVAEVANRLGTTTHSLYAWIKRYGPEAESFAEASAESSEILRLRKELKRVTEERDLLKKGRGVLRKPPRLRYAFIRDHSVDFSVRRLCNLFDVHPSGYYVWLKEPKSKLAKENERLTGLVKQLWLESGCVYGYRKIYHDLRSLNESCGINRVHYLMRRAGLKAQVGYRKPRARTGETHTIASNVLERQFNPESPNTAWVTDITYIRTHEGWLYLSVVLDLYSRRIIGWSMGPRMVKELVLDSLIMAVWRRKPKHRVTIHSDQGSQFTSYDWHSFLDDHNLQASMSRRGNCHDNAVAESFFQLLKRERVKRKIYSTRSEAKQDIFNYIEMFYNPVRRHSANDMLSPVEYEKLFEKMIEKCLLN